The Acinetobacter lwoffii genomic sequence TATCTGGATTGAAAAGAATCCACCACAAGTCCGTGTGCATGAAGTTGAAGAACTCAGCATTAGAGATGCGATCTGGATTGGCCTGATTCAGGTTTTATCCTTGATACCGGGAACTTCCCGTTCAGGCGCAACCATTATCGGTGCAATGTTCCTAGGTGTGTCCCGTAAGGCAGCGACTGAATTCTCATTTTTCTTGGGTATTCCGGTCATTATCGGTGCTGGCCTGCTAGACCTTTATCAAAGCTATGATGTCTTAAATACGACTGAAGACTGGACCGTGATCGGGGTTGGGCTTCTGGTTTCCTTTATCTCGGCATTGATATTAATCCGTGCGCTGGTCGCTTACGTGGCCAAACGCGACTTTATGATCTTTGCCTGGTATCGTATTGCTTCGGGTCTGCTGATTTTATTATTTGCCTATACAGGTTGGAAATTATGGTAAGCGCGATTCGCTTATATGCCGAATCTGACGATCAAGAGAAAGCACAGCACTTTGAGGCTGTGCTTTCTTCTCGTGGGGTGCAGGTTGAGATTGAAACTGTTGAAAAACTCAATGCACGTTTTTTCCGTTTAAATCCTGAACTGGCACTCTGTGTCGATGCTGACGGACTCTGGTTATGTGCCAATGGCATGAAGATGCAACCGGACTGGC encodes the following:
- a CDS encoding undecaprenyl-diphosphate phosphatase produces the protein MDLLLLLKAAIMGIIEGITEFLPISSTGHLILASELMNFWTKEKSDVFVIAIQMGAIAAVIYEYWARLWGAATGIVSGEPQGRRLGIGLILASIPIILIGLTLGQTVKQLLFNDIAIAIGLIVGGLIIIWIEKNPPQVRVHEVEELSIRDAIWIGLIQVLSLIPGTSRSGATIIGAMFLGVSRKAATEFSFFLGIPVIIGAGLLDLYQSYDVLNTTEDWTVIGVGLLVSFISALILIRALVAYVAKRDFMIFAWYRIASGLLILLFAYTGWKLW